The following are encoded in a window of Podospora pseudoanserina strain CBS 124.78 chromosome 6, whole genome shotgun sequence genomic DNA:
- a CDS encoding hypothetical protein (antiSMASH:Cluster_4; EggNog:ENOG503P212) has product MYGAIRSTVTCKCPGLHDFGLKLMSRPITNLPQFDEDEEVLGRFKFSVAVSSTSTGSDTGGVHWGSAKIWNLLSLSLLSPASKSPQHPTATSATGVRFSSLMTADNRQSQSQSAVLERIDNLCQSIRKSGKQAAGQCCGCIRDLALSTARAYQVYPLGNPSQDGDWNLVPLRSVLSGEVPAVSPFFYGDKLWLAWTIASSVCQFRGTDWYFRPPTHNDLYLARQNGVIQFREVFVVKPFPNLKLVLRPPPNATHQTLLALGVLLIEVIFGKYYGKSGQKRQIFRASCPAMKL; this is encoded by the exons ATGTACGGAGCTATTCGATCAACAGTCACATGCAAATGCCCTGGGCTTCACGATTTtgggttgaagttgatgagCCGCCCCATCACTAATCTCCCACAATtcgacgaagacgaagaggtcCTGGGAAGATTCAAGTTCTCTGTTGCTgtctcctcgacatcaactGGATCTGATACTGGGGGGGTTCACTGGGGCAGCGCCAAAATATGGAATCTCTTGTCACTGTCATTGTTGTCGCCAGCATCTAAAAgtccccaacatcccacTGCAACATCGGCAACCGGTGTCAGATTTTCATCGTTGATGACGGCAGACAACCGTCAAAGTCAATCCCAGTCGGCTGTTCTCGAGAGGATTGATAACCTGTGCCAGAGCATCCGGAAGTCTGGCAAGCAGGCGGCTGGTCAGTGCTGTGGGTGTATTCGTGACCTAGCACTATCAACTGCCAGGGCCTATCAAGTCTATCCGCTTGGGAACCCAAGCCAAGATGGTGACTGGAATCTAGTCCCCTTACGATCAGTTTTGTCAGGTGAAGTCCCAGCAGTCTCCCCTTTTTTTTATGGAGACAAGCTGTGGTTGGCCTGGACCATCGCCTCGAGCGTTTGCCAATTCAGGGGTACAGATTG GTATTTTCGCCCACCTACGCATAACGACCTGTATCTAGCACGTCAGAATGGGGTGATACAGTTTAGAGAAGTGTTCGTTGTGAAACCCTTCCCTAATCTAAAGCTGGTTCTTCGGCCACCGCCAAACGCTACCCACCAAACCTTACTGGCTCTCGGAGTACTTCTTATTGAAGTCATCTTTGGCAAGTATTATGGAAAGTCAGGCCAAAAGAGGCAGATCTTCAGAGCATCTTGTCCAGCTATGAAGCTGTAA
- a CDS encoding hypothetical protein (antiSMASH:Cluster_4; COG:S; EggNog:ENOG503PTCK), which yields MCDNPPDSDTPFCAPENGAQLQTGNIVGVIWSPLYFATSPTSRPRQIRIQADFFPSNTPLSRLNSTLSTGTEGFTSNVLNPALGTFNWSILDSYIDDADVPSLIAVLSIAEPFTDSDGNGTVLEGNDRFPGPTVTLVRGPTRPTSTNSVNGGTINAPPSPASENTGPSPITIALPILFGFLTAITLACCMIYKRRHPSFKVGEMVTKWMGRSGRGGFGGLRSASGYGQGRSQRQRMGGGGGGLRGKDIKVVTTDIQGLRMNAVNMMAGQNQQQGRNVFREEVRRQERRDGDGGVVGV from the exons ATGTGTGACAACCCACCGGACAGCGACACACCTTTCTGCGCTCCCGAAAACGGCGCGCAACTCCAAACAGGAAATATCGTTGGAG TAATCTGGTCCCCCCTCTACTTcgcaacctcacccacctcacgCCCGCGCCAAATCCGCATCCAAGCCgacttcttcccctccaacacccctcTGTCACGCCTAAACTCGACCCTGAGCACCGGCACAGAAGGCTTCACCTCCAACGTCCTCAACCCCGCCCTCGGCACCTTCAACTGGTCAATCCTCGATTCTTATATTGACGACGCCGATGTCCCGTCTTTGATCGCCGTCCTCTCCATCGCAGAACCTTTCACCGACTCAGACGGGAATGGCACAGTCCTCGAAGGCAACGACCGCTTCCCTGGCCCAACCGTGACTCTTGTTCGAGGGCCCACACGACCTACGAGTACTAACTCGGTCAATGGAGGGACGATCAACGCGCCGCCCTCTCCTGCGAGTGAGAATACAGGTCCAAgtcccatcaccatcgcaCTCCCGATCTTGTTTGGTTTCTTGACGGCTATCACGTTGGCGTGCTGCATGATCTACAAACGAAGACATCCATCGTTCAAGGTAGGTGAGATGGTAACAAAGTGGATGGGCAGAAGCGGTCGCGGAGGGTTCGGTGGTTTGAGATCCGCGTCGGGTTACGGGCAGGGACGGAGCCAGCGGCAgcggatgggtggtggtggtggtgggttgagaGGGAAGGACATCAAAGTTGTGACGACGGATATCCAAGGGTTGAGGATGAATGCGGTGAATATGATGGCGGGCCAGAATCAGCAGCAAGGGAGGAATGTGTTCAGGGAAGAGGTGCGACGGCAGGAGAGGCgcgatggggatggtggtgtggtgggtgtgtga
- the ibp1 gene encoding Cdc25 phosphatase Ibp1 (antiSMASH:Cluster_4; COG:D; EggNog:ENOG503P4E5; BUSCO:EOG092658QH) has product MSSISIASIPRLRPSTLSTLLLDSPSPTSIAIIDVRDDDYIGGHIRGALNFPSQTLDATLPTLIRKLQDKETVIFHCALSQQRGPGAALKYLREKERLAKLEEQQKQQPQKEAEAEGEGENKKPAVEQRVYVLDRGFVGWQEAYGEDERLTEGYRKELWKDGYWM; this is encoded by the coding sequence atgTCCTCCATATCCATCGCCTCCAtcccccgcctccgcccTTCAACCCtttccaccctcctcctcgactccccctcccccacctccataGCCATCATCGACGTCCGCGACGACGACTACATAGGAGGCCACATCCGCGGCGCCCTCAACTTTCCCTCCCAGACCCTCGACGCCACCCTCCCGACCCTCATCCGCAAGCTCCAAGACAAAGAAACCGTCATCTTCCACTGCGCGTTATCACAGCAGCGAGGTCCCGGTGCGGCGCTCAAGTAcctgagggagaaggagaggcttgccaagctggaggagcagcaaaAACAGCAGCCACAAAAAGAGGCGGAggctgagggagaaggggaaaacaAGAAGCCAGCTGTGGAGCAGAGAGTATATGTTTTGGacagggggtttgttgggtggCAGGAGGCctatggggaggatgagaggtTAACCGAGGGCTACAGAAAGGAGCTTTGGAAGGATGGGTATTGGATGTGA
- a CDS encoding hypothetical protein (antiSMASH:Cluster_4; EggNog:ENOG503P5I8) encodes MARQRRWPPDMLLGLFVCSIAFLCDGAATRTSSSNDVEQNSNAIHVLPQPRPQTLTRRRQDGHAQVNHMSRTSTTIAPTPTKPSQWIVSTTSTAYYTVTVTSSPTPRKRNFVDISELLESIDSLQEALASATASAVSLSREFAVSINQLESSTQYLAASASSALLVAEASASKALAAAEASAAKALSAVEESAASSISEVLAVATSTIPRTSNDTYRTQVDNGDESSVSPAIVGIAVAVSVVGSSLISLLVFFFFTRRRKAKQRAQEEENEMNAALDRAIVSYIVKELPSPQGSTGQQTGQRQFWIEGKEEGDAGNSFAPSPPGPTEPTPTGPSDLHHVEELPPTPPSPQSGMIPIQAMPSPKPSTQPPSSRSSLDRVPRGMSRSRSHRSPRMAKPPPAHMRSHSQTTPSPSVMSGYFGHQPSASDASGGSTWYQPSMTPSSIAISRALSRRTASSHFMDSAEKIYGDILTSPLEKDPLEAPYQPVPEPPVNTLPKSSSEVKREDVGWPLPAKEAWL; translated from the exons ATGGCACGCCAGAGAAGATGGCCGCCAGAtatgttgttggggttgttcgTCTGCTCAATAGCATTCCTCTGCGATGGCGCCGCCACTCgaacatcatcctcgaacGACGTCGAACAGAACTCGAACGCAATACATGTTTTGCCACAACCTCGACCACAGACCTTGACCCGTAGACGTCAAGATGGTCACGCTCAGGTCAATCACATGTCGaggacatcaacaacaatagCACCGACACCAACGAAACCATCACAGTGGATTGTgtcaaccacatcaacagCCTACTATACAGTCACCGTCACTTCGAGCCCGACTCCCCGAAAGCGCAACTTTGTCGACATcagtgagcttcttgagtCAATAGACTCGCTACAAGAAGCACTCGCTTCGGCAACAGCCAGCGCAGTGTCTCTGTCACGAGAATTTGCGGTTTCCATAAACCAACTGGAATCTTCAACCCAGTATCTTGCCGCATCGGCATCGAGTGCGCTGTTGGTTGCGGAAGCATCCGCCTCGAAAGCGCTGGCGGCAGCGGAGGCTTCTGCTGCCAAGGCGCTCTCTGCCGTGGAAGAATCAGCTGCTAGTAGCATCAGCGAGGTGTTAGCAGTGGCCACCTCGACAATCCCAAGGACAAGCAATGATACCTATCGG ACACAAGTAGACAATGGAGATGAGTCCAGTGTGTCTCCAGCTATTGTCGGCATTGCTGTCGCGGTCTCGGTGGTTGGTTCGTCACTTATATCTCTGCTCgtgttctttttcttcacgCGACGTCGCAAAGCTAAGCAACGTGcgcaagaggaagaaaatgAAATGAATGCTGCCCTCGACCGAGCCATTGTTTCCTACATTGTCAAGGAGCTACCAAGCCCTCAGGGATCGACAGGTCAACAAACCGGTCAACGACAATTTTGGATTGAAGgcaaggaggaaggcgatgCAGGAAACTCTTTCGCGCCAAGTCCACCCGGACCTACTGAGCCGACCCCAACAGGTCCCTCAGACTTGCACCATGTGGAAGAGCTCCCACcgacaccaccctcacctcaaTCGGGCATGATACCAATACAAGCAATGCCCTCGCCCAAGCCATCGACACAGCCCCCATCCTCACGGTCATCTTTAGACAGGGTGCCTCGGGGCATGTCACGTTCTAGATCCCACAGGTCGCCAAGGATGgcgaaaccaccaccagctcacATGCGGTCTCATTCTCAAACGACCCCTTCTCCGAGTGTGATGTCGGGTTACTTTGGTCATCAACCTTCCGCCTCCGACGCATCTGGTGGGTCAACCTGGTATCAGCCCAGCATGACGCCCTCGTCGATTGCTATCAGCAGGGCGCTCAGCCGGCGGACGGCGTCTTCTCACTTTATGGACAGCGCCGAGAAGATCTATGGTGATATTCTCACAAGTCCGTTGGAAAAGGATCCGCTGGAAGCGCCATATCAGCCGGTCCCTGAGCCGCCGGTAAATACACTTCCCAAATCCTCGTCAGAGGTGAAACGGGAGGATGTAGGGTGGCCTTTGCCGGCGAAGGAGGCATGGTTATGA
- the POM33 gene encoding Transmembrane nucleoporin (antiSMASH:Cluster_4; COG:U; EggNog:ENOG503P07M): MAPPPPADMPLPQRLQKLASTLQFAWFAGHAVLILCITRYAFSWIRFNYYGGMASFCYRSAFVAAASTYGIVVYKTWRARQKTGAKQPGGALGYLSDENVQYLLMALVWLFMPQYPLALLPYGIYSIFHVATYTRANVIPTIAPPQKLVPGAAASPNGKPQYAPHPMADAIGSFVKKYYDSSMSVVASLEIGLWARILLSALFFQRRSWILIAVYTAFLRARYAQSSHVKNSFAQLEARVDNLIGAQGTPPVARQAWDTVKGVARQFHGATDVNKYVNGAAAPKKSS, translated from the exons ATGgctcccccgccgccggccGACATGCCTCTTCCCCAGAGGCTGCAAAAACTGGCCTCGACCTTGCAGT TTGCTTGGTTCGCTGG TCACGCTGTTCTTATCCTCTGCATCACCAGATATGCCTTCTCATGGATACGATTTAACTACTACGGCGGCATGGCCTCGTTCTGCTATCGGTCTGCCTTCGTTGCCGCGGCTAGCACATACGGCATCGTGGTGTACAAGACATGGCGGGCTCGCCAAAAGACGGGTGCCAAGCAGCCCGGCGGTGCCTTGGGTTATCTCTCTGATGAGAACGTGCAATACCTCT TGATGGCCCTCGTCTGGCTCTTTATGCCCCAGTACCCTCTTGCGCTCCTCCCGTACGGCATCTACTCGATCTTCCACGTCGCCACATACACCCGTGCCAACGTTATCCCAACCATTGCTCCTCCCCAGAAGCTGGTTCCAGGTGCTGCCGCTTCCCCCAACGGCAAGCCCCAGTATGCGCCCCACCCCATGGCTGATGCCATCGGCAGCTTCGTCAAGAAGTACTACGATTCCTCTATGTCGGTTGTTGCCAGCCTCGAGATTGGTCTTTGGGCTCGTATCCTCCTGTCtgccctcttcttccagcgCCGTTCGTGGATCCTGATCGCTGTCTACACCGCTTTCCTTCGCGCGCGCTACGCTCAGAGCAGCCATGTCAAGAACTCGTTTGCCCAGCTTGAGGCGCGCGTTGACAACCTGATTGGCGCTCAGGGTACTCCCCCTGTGGCTCGCCAGGCTTGGGATACTGTCAAGGGTGTCGCGAGGCAGTTTCACGGCGCGACTGACGTCAACAAGTATGTCAACGGCGCTGCGGCTCCTAAGAAGTCATCTTGA
- the TEP1 gene encoding Telomerase protein component 1 (COG:T; EggNog:ENOG503NYC6; antiSMASH:Cluster_4; BUSCO:EOG09262341), translating to MTSLLRQLVAGPRVKHQDTGLDLCYVTKKIIATSGPSQTYPQLAYRNPLDRLVSFLDARHGEEWMIWEFRAEGTGYPDEAVYGRVKHYPWPDHHPPPFCVVPVVIGGMRIWLNPATEGEDLEEVIKKRVVVVHCKAGKGRSGTMACSYLIAEEGWTVEDALRRFTDRRMRVGFGEGVSIPSQLRWVGYVDRWANRGGKVYRDGPVEILEVHVWGLRNGVKVEVEGYVEEGKKIRCFHTFTKEERVVVEGGAPGGGGLKDFMWDMYGGVKQEEGAEEGVKTGVVGDGDGRSLSRSSSKRLKEGLKKKLSVRKKDTSAASSTTSLDKLATGAAQKQKSKTIALQPEGAAAKADGDQTSLPAKTESRSQSTTSLQNAGTFSFADPSEPGGQAVIFKPAKPIRIPNSDVNISVERRNKAPGSIGLTMVTAVAHVWFNTFFEGNGPEQGGKPDDSGVFTIDWDKMDGIKGSSQRGTRACDRISVVWRTAAVSDIGEGGEAPGVVIHEPGEGSPVPEMKAADWKGDGTENPTAQKTLGLRVEDPESASVSKASSVKSQEYAIAPSNDSSEMAKVEEEDEDLKGVKVSGPAGEEVLDGVAGGDGEPPKKEKADETAKRGVHH from the exons AtgacctccctcctccggcagcTCGTCGCCGGGCCCCGCGTCAAACACCAAGACACGGGGCTGGACCTGTGCTATGTGACCAAGAAGATAATCGCGAC ATCAGGACCGAGCCAGACGTACCCCCAGCTAGCCTACCGCAACCCCCTCGACCGATTAGTTTCCTTTCTTGACGCCCGCCACGGGGAGGAGTGGATGATTTGGGAGTTTAGGGCCGAGGGGACTGGGTACCCAGACGAGGCGGTCTACGGACGGGTGAAGCATTACCCTTGGCCGGATCATCACCCCCCGCCGTTTTGTGTGGTGCCTGTGGTGAtaggggggatgaggatctGGTTGAATCCTGCTACggaaggggaggatttggaggaaGTTATaaagaagagggtggtggttgtgcaCTGCAAGGCTGGCAAGGGGAGGTCAGGGACGATGGCGTGTAGTTATCTTattgcggaggagggttggacggtggaggatgcgCTGAGACGGTTTACGGAccggaggatgagggttgggtttggggagggggtgagtaTTCCTAGCCAGTTGAGGTGGGTTGGGTATGTGGATCGGTGGGCGAATAGAGGGGGGAAGGTGTATAGGGATGGGCCGGTGGAGATACTGGAGGTGCatgtttgggggttgaggaacggggtcaaggtcgaggtggaggggtacgtggaggaggggaagaagattCGGTGTTTTCATACTTTtacgaaggaggagagggtggtggttgaggggggtgcgccggggggtggggggttgaaggattTTATGTGGGATATGTATGGGGGGgtgaagcaggaggagggggcggaggagggagtcaagacgggggtggtgggggatggtgatgggaggagtTTGTCGAGGAGTTCGTCcaagaggttgaaggaggggctgaagaagaagttaTCTGTCAGGAAAAAGGACACATCAGCGGCATCTTCGACGACTAGTCTTGACAAGTTGGCGACGGGCGCGgcgcagaagcagaagagcAAGACGATTGCTCTCCAGCCTGAGGGGGCTGCTGCAAAGGCGGATGGTGACCAGACCTCACTTCCGGCCAAGACAGAGTCACGGTCACAGTCAACAACCAGTCTACAGAATGCAGGCACCTTCTCGTTTGCTGATCCGTCAGAACCGGGCGGGCAAGCAGTCATATTTAAGCCTGCAAAACCGATCCGGATACCAAACAGCGACGTCAACATCTCGGTCGAGCGAAGAAACAAGGCACCGGGGAGCATTGGGTTAACCATGGTCACGGCTGTCGCCCATGTCTGGTTCAACACATTCTTCGAGGGCAACGGTCCCGAGCAAGGCGGTAAACCGGACGATAGCGGAGTCTTCACGATTGACTGGGACAAGATGGACGGCATCAAGGGCTCAAGTCAGCGCGGAACAAGAGCTTGCGACAGGATTTCTGTTGTTTGGAGGACTGCGGCCGTCAGCGATattggagagggtggtgaagcgCCAGGAGTAGTTATTCATGAGCCTGGAGAGGGCAGCCCTGTGCCGGAAATGAAGGCAGCGGACTGGAAGGGTGACGGAACGGAGAACCCGACTGCTCAAAAGACACTTGGGTTGCGGGTGGAGGATCCCGAGAGTGCGAGTGTTAGTAAGGCTAGCAGTGTCAAGAGCCAGGAGTATGCGATTGCACCTTCCAATGACAGTAGTGAGATGGCTaaagtggaagaggaggatgaagacttGAAGGGGGTCAAGGTTAGCGGTCCcgccggggaggaggtgctggatggggttgcgggtggagatggtgagccaccgaagaaggagaaggctgatGAGACGGCCAAGAGGGGGGTTCATCATTGA
- the PRS4 gene encoding ribose phosphate diphosphokinase subunit prs4 (antiSMASH:Cluster_4; EggNog:ENOG503NU9Y; COG:E; COG:F): MSAEMANEIKLISGRSHPELSDKIAKRLGIEVARTISLNYSNQETSFTVGESVRDEDVFIVQSTATGDVNEGLMELLIMISACRTASARRITAVIPNFPYARQDKKDKSRAPISARLVANMLQTAGANHIVTVDLHASQIQGFFSVPVDNLYAEPSFLRYIRENFNPEDCVIVSPDAGGAKRATSIADHLNTAFALIHKERPRPNVVGRMVLVGNVEDKVAILVDDMADTCGTLVKAAAVLKENGAKSVLALVTHGILSGNAIETLNGSVLTALVVTNTVPLGDKVQRCPKLRVIDISPTVAEAIRRTHNGESVSYLFTHAPV, translated from the exons atgtcGGCAGAAATGGCGAACGAGATAAAGCTGATCAGTGGCCGCAGCCACCCCGAGCTGAGCGACAAGATTGCGAAGCG ACTCGGCATTGAGGTGGCGAGgaccatctccctcaactaCTCCAACCAGGAAACCTCCTTCACCGTCGGCGAGTCGGTCCGCGACGAGGATGTCTTCATTGTGCAGTCCACCGCTACCGGCGACGTGAACGAGGGCTTGATGGAGCTGTTGATCATGATCTCGGCCTGCAGAACTGCTAG TGCGAGGAGGATAACAGCTGTTAT TCCCAACTTTCCCTATGCTCGtcaggacaagaaggacaagtCCAGAGCTCCCATCAGCGCCAGATTGGTCGCCAACATGCTCCAGACAGCTGGCGCGAACC ACATCGTGACGGTCGACCTCCACGCTTCTCAGATCCAGGGCTTCTTCAGTGTCCCAGTCGACAACCTCTACGCCGAGCCCTCTTTCCTCCGCTACATCAGGGAAAACTTCAACCCAGAAGACTGCGTCATTGTGTCACCCGATGCAGGCGGTGCCAAGCGCGCTACCTCGATTGCCGATCACCTCAACACCGCGTTCGCTCTCATCCACAAGGAGCGCCCCAGGCCAAACGTTGTCGGTCGCATGGTCCTTGTCGGCAACGTTGAGGACAAGGTTGCCATTCTCGTTGACGACATGGCTGATACCTGCGGCACTCTGGTCAAGGCTGCCGCGGTGCTCAAGGAGAACGGCGCCAAGTCGGTGCTGGCCCTTGTTACCCACGGTATTCTGTCTGGCAATGCCATTGAGACCTTGAACGGAAGCGTCCTCACCGCCCTGGTGGTCACCAACACTGTGCCACTCGGCGACAAGGTGCAGAGGTGCCCCAAGCTTCGTGTTATCGACATCAGCCCGACCGTTGCCGAGGCCATCCGTCGTACTCACAATG GCGAATCCGTATCGTATCTTTTCACTCACGCCCCCGTCTAA
- a CDS encoding putative NRPS-like protein biosynthetic cluster (EggNog:ENOG503Q4XF; COG:I; SMCOG1002:AMP-dependent synthetase and ligase; antiSMASH:Cluster_4), whose product MSSLTYVVDELAAEVPHDTWVKIPSSPTKIEEITWQNFTFQQLGQAVDKLAHWIDKHLGPAGLGRDEPLAYTGINDIRYPIVILAALKTGHKSLLLSPRNSVEGHCALITPTRCTKLLHSQELSDQASEIGQKLGHLSVLRIPDLEHLLETTTNPTPYQSKCNDTTPDHETVMILHSSGTTGLPKPIPLKAGVLTTAGRLLATLPTPAGRLNTHDPLYTTPLILSMPPFFHAFGINLLVRSLHYRRPLVLLPPSTPPTAELMLHAVKTTRPTGMVCTPSILEDICSLPHGIETLRASDIECIYSGGAPLARSCGDVIGEELSPRITLVNGIGTTEIWNATGYAPLDPRDWEYFEWNPAAGVVMEGVGGDENTAELVIKRLGGEEGRFQFVFYNFPESEEWRTKDLFERHPLKENLWRYVGRVDDVIVLSNGEKLNPVTFEKMVEGHSMVKGAMMVGSGRFQTGLIVEVHDVSLGVKEVVERIWERVEEANEQYPAHARVWKSMVRVARQDKPFERTPKRTVMRRNTYVAYQAEIEEMYASAMVINGVTAEGVLDETMILAQIRDAVNSVIKRRGDVTDDTNLFALGFDSLQVLQLILTLKSTVQSSLQGKFSLRLVYENPSISQLHRALCSAPGTATTNTSRADKFDALIKEYTPSLRLPRPSHTEPKGFKVILTGTTGTLGSSLLSSFLANPTITHIYCLNRSKPISPNTSQVTYLQTDLLHPTLGLSSKTYNTLKQPQLLIHSAWPVNFNLPFDSFLPSISGTANLMALNPAKFVFISSIATAMAGTSPVPENFTQDHNLPLSTGYAESKHLASCVLANSPIPSTILRVGQLAGRADGVGRQWNKHEWVPSLVQTSLNMGMIPSTLGGNQKAVDWIPVDLAAEAIVELGLGGSGKGRECYNVVNPSCADWEGTMVGAVQEYAGKTERGELKVVGVAEWLDALGEKNDAERYPALKLKEFFEGWRDERQGPVIFQTDKAKKTSQTMGKMAAVTGEMMSWWLDAWAF is encoded by the exons ATGTCCTCTCTCACATATGTTGTCGACGAGCTCGCCGCTGAGGTCCCTCACGATACCTGGGTCAagatcccatcatcaccgaccaAGATTGAAGAGATCACATGGCAAAACTTTACCTTCCAGCAGCTCGGCCAAGCGGTAGACAAGCTAGCTCACTGGATTGACAAACACTTGGGCCCGGCTGGCTTGGGCCGGGACGAGCCCCTTGCCTACACTGGCATCAACGACATTCGATACCCCATAGTCATCCTGGCGGCGTTGAAGACCGGGCACAAG AGCCTTCTATTATCGCCCAGAAACTCCGTTGAGGGCCACTGCGCTCTCATAACCCCTACCCGCTGCACCAAACTTCTTCACAGTCAAGAGCTCTCCGACCAAGCTTCTGAAATCGGTCAAAAGCTCGGCCATCTCAGCGTCCTCCGCATCCCAGACCTGGAACACCTTctcgagaccaccaccaaccccaccccgTACCAGAGCAAATGCAATGATACGACCCCCGACCACGAGACAGTCATGATCCTCCACTCAAGCGGCACCACCGGCCTCCCCAAGCCCATCCCCCTCAAAGCCGgcgtcctcaccaccgccggcagaCTActcgccaccctccccacccccgccggcCGTCTAAACACCCACGACCCGCtctacaccacccccctcatcctctccatgccccccttcttccacgcCTTTGGCATAAACCTCCTCGTTCGATCCCTCCACTACCGCCGCcctctcgtcctcctcccacccagcacccccccaacagcagAGCTGATGCTCCACGCAGTGAAAACCACCCGCCCGACAGGCATGGTTTGCACCCCTTCTATTCTGGAAGATATCTGCAGTTTGCCTCACGGGATTGAGACCCTGAGGGCGTCAGATATCGAGTGTATCTACTCCGGCGGCGCACCACTAGCCAGGTCATGCGGCGATGTCATTGGGGAGGAACTCTCCCCTCGTATCACGCTGGTGAACGGGATCGGCACGACCGAGATTTGGAACGCGACCGGGTATGCACCGCTGGACCCCAGGGATTGGGAGTATTTCGAGTGGAATCCTGCGGCGGGCGTTGTcatggagggggttggtggagacgAGAATACTGCCGAGTTGGTGATTAAgcggttgggaggggaggaggggaggttcCAGTTTGTGTTTTATAACTTTCCCGAGTCGGAAGAGTGGCGGACGAAGGACTTGTTTGAGCGCCATCCGCTGAAAGAAAATCTGTGGAGGTATGTGGGACGGGTGGATGATGTTATTGTGCTGAGTAATGGGGAGAAGCTGAATCCGGTGACGtttgagaagatggtggaggggcattCGATGGTGAAaggggcgatgatggtggggagtGGGCGGTTCCAGACGGGACTGATTGTGGAGGTTCATGATGTGagtttgggggtgaaggaggtggttgagaggatttgggagagggttgaggaggCGAATGAGCAGTACCCGGCTCATGCGAGGGTGTGGAAGTCGATGGTGAGGGTCGCGCGACAAGACAAGCCGTTTGAGAGGACGCCGAAGCggacggtgatgaggaggaataCGTATGTGGCTTATCAGGCCGAGATTGAAGAAATGTATGCCAGTGCGATGGTTATCAATGGGGTTACAGCTGAGGGTGTGTTGGACGAGACCATGATCTTGGCTCAAATTCGGGACGCGGTCAACAGCGTGATCAAGCGACGCGGAGACGTTACAGACGACACTAACCTGTTCGCCCTTGGCTTCGATTCCCTTCAAGTCCTTcagctcatcctcaccctcaaaagCACCGTCCAATCCAGCCTGCAAGGCAAATTCTCGCTCCGTCTGGTCTACGAGAACCCCAGCATCAGCCAACTTCACCGCGCTCTCTGCTCTGCCCCAggcaccgccaccaccaacacgtCAAGAGCAGACAAATTCGACGCGCTCATCAAAGAAtacactccctccctccgcctcccccgtccTTCCCACACCGAACCCAAAGGCTTCAAAGTCATCCTCACCGGCACAACCGGCACCCtcggctcctccctcctctcctccttcctggCCAACCCAACCATAACCCACATCTACTGCCTCAACCGCTCCAaacccatctcccccaacacctcccaaGTTACATACCTCCAAaccgacctcctccaccctaCCCTCGGCCTCTCATCCAAAACCTACAACACCCTCAAGCAACCCCAACTGCTAATACACTCCGCCTGGCCCGTTAacttcaacctccccttcgactccttcctcccttccaTCTCCGGCACAGCCAATCTCATGGCCCTCAACCCAGCAAAAttcgtcttcatctcctccatcgccaccGCCATGGCGGGGACCTCACCTGTCCCGGAAAACTTCACCCAagaccacaacctccccttgTCAACAGGGTACGCCGAATCCAAACACCTCGCCTCCTGTGTCCTGgccaactcccccatcccgaGCACAATTCTGAGGGTAGGGCAGCTTGCTGGGAGGGCAGATGGTGTAGGGAGACAGTGGAATAAACACGAGTGGGTTCCTAGCTTGGTGCAGACATCCCTCAACATGGGCATGATCCCGTCCACCTTGGGGGGGAACCAAAAAGCAGTGGATTGGATACCCGTTgatcttgctgctgaggcgATTGtggagctggggttggggggcagtgggaaggggagggagtgttACAATGTTGTCAACCCCTCCTGTGCTGATTGGGAGGGGACGATGGTTGGCGCCGTGCAGGAGTATGCAGGCAAGACTGAGAGGGGGGAGCTaaaggtggtgggggtaGCAGAGTGGTTGGATGCTTTGGGGGAAAAGAACGACGCAGAACGGTACCCGGCCTTGAAGCTGAAGGAGTTCTTTGAGGGGTGGAGAGACGAGAGACAGGGTCCGGTCATCTTTCAGACAGACAAGGCGAAAAAGACGAGCCAGAcgatggggaagatggcagcTGTGACCGgggagatgatgagttgGTGGCTGGATGCTTGGGCTTTTTGA